The following proteins are encoded in a genomic region of Takifugu rubripes chromosome 9, fTakRub1.2, whole genome shotgun sequence:
- the LOC105416920 gene encoding liver carboxylesterase-like has product MFISCWFFGKQLLSPLSEDIFHHAIAESGTAALQLLVQDDPQPALQPKDEQLRKQILDEYTGTGEDRVKNRDGLIEVLGDVVFVIPAIKTANAHRDAGAPVYLYEFQHSPSFLKDKRPSFVKSGHGDEIFSVFGFCFTVSHIKLGSKFYQW; this is encoded by the exons ATGTTCATTTCATGTTGGTTTTTTGGTAAACAGCTGCTCTCACCGCTTTCTGAGGACATTTTCCACCACGCTATTGCTGAGAGTGGCACTGCTGCTTTGCAACTCTTAGTTCAAGATGATCCTCAGCCTGCATTGCAG CCCAAAGATGAACAACTCCGAAAACAGATTCTGGATGAATATactggaactggagaagatCGTGTGAAAAACAGAGATGGACTCATTGAGGTGCTCGGAGATGTGGTGTTTGTTATTCCTGCCATTAAGACTGCTAATGCTCACAGAG ATGCTGGTGCCCCTGTGTACCTGTATGAATTTCAGCATTCCCCCAGTTTTCTAAAAGATAAAAGACCAAGCTTTGTTAAGAGTGGCCATGGAGATGaaatattttctgtatttggATTTTGCTTTACAGTTTCTCACATCAAATTAGGCAGTAAGTTCTATCAGTGGTAG